The DNA sequence cctacttgagtttaacctcatgatcaccagcacctttatattattttagacatttatcttattttaaatatttttcactatattcaagagtaatatggaaatgtgttgaaatatcaaagcgaattttgccgaccccctgcaatgccgttgcggaccaccagggggccgcggaccccaggttgaaaacccctgttcTAAACAGTCATGGAAATCCCCTGCAGCCCAGACTTACTCTTGCGATAGTGTTGTTGATGAACTCTCTGTACGGCCTCTTCATCATCTGGTAGCCGTTGTCGTCTGTGTACAGAGTCCTGTTGCTCTTCAGGTCTGTGCTGGTCCTGAGGACGACCTCGGTGTTCAGGAGGAGGGACCCCAGCGAATAAGTCTGCTCCAGCCTGTGACACCGCAACGTGGTCCCGAAGCATTCTGGGACCCGGGTGGTGATCGAGTACGCGTAGTCCACGTCGCTTTCCTCTCTGAAACACGCACCATGTTAAATTGCGAGAATCACAATTAGAGCTGAgaagtaaaaagagaaaaagttcCTTCTCCCCACCTGTAGAAGTACTGCCTGATCTCAGACACGATCTTTCCGGGGATGATCTCCATCTCCACGGCCTGGTAGGCGCGCACGGCTGAACCGCTGCTGCTGAAGATGTAGTTATCGGAGATGGGCCCCGCCCCCACGTCTCCGTTCGCGTGGTACTCCCAGAAATCCTGAGAGACACTcaccctcctgctctcctcactGGCAGGGGGACGACAGgagaggtcaaagttcagaAGAGTTACGACATTATGAGAAGAACGTCTTCTGTACCACGGATAACTAAACATAAGAATGAGAACGataaaatgctgaaaaacaaatcttACAGATAAGTGATGCTGTGCAGGAGATTTGTATCCTGGTCAAACATGAGCTTGTAACAATTGTTCAGAACGGGCAGAAGCCTCCTGCCCGTTCTCGTCCAGTCGCGGACTCTGCGCCTCTCGAACCGAACGCCTTTAGCCGCGTACGTCCAGCCGCACTTGGACCTGCCAgcgcacttcctgtcagagaacTTAATCAGGTATTTCCTATGCTGGAGGCCTCCCAGCTCCACCAGCATGAAGAGGTCGAAGGTCACGTTGGACTGAGCTGATTTCTGGATCTGTAACAGACACAAGAAAATTGAAGAAATggaatttaaaacttttaaattatGAATAGAAAAGAAAGCCTGGATCGTTGAGGAACTGAAGATACTGCTGATCTATTCacattttaacaatatatttattgagttttatatataagaaacatacattcaaacatttataaacatacaaacgtttatgaacattcccaacccacaatcaaacactcagggtaaagaaaaagaggcagaaattaaataacttaaatacgattaaataaaatataaaaaaaaatacatatataaaaatatcagaataaatggatgtaaataaagacataattatacaaatacaaataaataaaataaaattacaatcaatcaaatcaaaagcctagataaaataacgttctcttattcataatattagttagttacaattaatattcatcctatttggtgctgctattttattctgtttcactcattaattttCACTTGGCCGCTTTCCAAAAATCTCATGAAGGTGTCCcatatttccttgaatttactgtttttccCTCTGGCCACTTATGTTAATTTCTCCTCTTGAAGCTGACTATTCACATTTACTCTCCTCAGTCCAGCCCAAAGTCACAagagactgaagatctaaacaTTTGTGACTATCAGCTTATGAAATCAGATTAATAATACCTGTGCAGGAACAGGCCGACCCTCATCATCGAAGACGGTTGCGTTCTGGAAGGTCACTGTGAcgttgatgatggtggtgatgttCCAGGCTAAAGGGTTGTACACGATGACGTGTTGCCCCAGAGTCCGATGAACTAATGACACGAGGTGATCAAATACAAAACGATTCAAATGGAAAGTTACATGACAGACATGTTAAATGAGCTGTAATCCACCTTTCCTGTGGTAGCTGCTGTCGAGGTCGCTGGACATGTCAAGGTTGTGCGGCAGCAGAAAAAGAGCGGCGAGAAGTTCCTCCACTCCCATCATGCCTTGCACCAGGTGCTGCACATACATGTCTGCCACCTTGGGAGACTCGGTGCCGGTGATACCATCATGGTGCTGCACCTAAAAACACATGACATGGTTGTTCTAAGCGTTTACTTGTGTTATGTgacatctagggttgcaaaattccggaaatattcaaagtaggaaactttccatgggaattaacgggaattaacaggaacaaacgggaatatacaggaataaactggaaatgttgtgggtaatttatactaactgtatttaccttgtcatatacagacataaatataaacattttgttttgtcataggctgatttgagccctgaggaaactttgggcacttgactatatgcttctgcatctttgtcattcttaacataggtctttgcacagtatttgctaatgtacacagcctttccttctacattggatggggttaaatgcctccacacatgagatagtgcacgtgtcattgttctgtagaataagatgagaaaaaagtttgtaaaaaaacactaatgcaatgccagagatataaatagttagccaaactattggaatcgtctgtgataatattttacaattgatggataaatgaatggaaataggctagatgaccagttgaacaatcctcaatcagcatgctaatatattttcccagagtaatatcattgaaacttatctgactagtcctgcacactacagcaggcctcaatagccctgctgtagagtgaaggatgctgggagttatctgtgcatgtgatggaagaatgcacagtggagggttgaaattcaacgtgcagtgtgtgctgcattccatacatctttaaaatagagttttgaatgatgtttttattgctcagcgtttaatttgcgtagttgttttttttttttttcaatattcccaaaattcccgagctaaactttagtttccggaaatttacggGAAActgtccgcccctttgcaaccctagtgacaTCCCTGTCTGGTATGTGAGTCCAGTAGTTTGAGAGTTGACCTCAGAGACAGCCCAGCAGAGTGCTCTCAGCTTGTCCAGGGCCCAGTCTTTAGCCACAGGTCCGTCGGGGAAGGTGAGCCGGTAGCGGGTGAACAGAGTCTCGGCCGCGTGCAGCTGGGAACTCGCCTGCCGAGCGACTCCTTTCAAAACGTTTCTGGAGGCGTAAAACCCCGTCCAGGCCTGGTACGGCTCTGAGGAAAGAAAACCCTGCGTCTCATTACCTCCCTTTAATGTGATGCTTGGTATTAttgttatgttttgttatgtttcacaactagggttgcaaaattccaggaatattcaaagttggaaactttccatgggaataaacaggaattaaccgtaattaacgggaataaactgtaaatgttgtgggtaatttatactaactgtatttaccttgtcatatacagacataaatataaacattttattttgtcataggctgatttgagccctgaggaaactttgggcacttgactatatgcttttgcctcgttgtgtcattcttaacataggtctttgcacagtatttgcaaatgtacacagcctttccttctacattggatggggtgaaatgtctccacacatgagatgcaaaactcaaaattcccaaaattccagagcttaactttccatggaaactttccgcccctttgcaaccctattcacgACCCAGATTCTCACCAGTGGAATACGGCAGAAAATCCTCACTCCCCCGTAGCTCCCACACGAGATCTGATTGGTGGACGGCTTGGAAGTATTCACTCAGGCTGGCGTACTGGACTGTCACTCCGAACTCGTGGCTGTTCTGGTTGATGTACTTCATTAAAGGATCCATGTTGTTGAACTGCACGGACGAGTTGTAGAACTGTTTGTCGCATCcctgaaacacaagcagcacacaaacaaacaaaaaatacgttaaaaacaacaacacaactgaatcagcttctcattttcattttcatttttgctcACCCATGGCCAGAGCACGTGGTTTGTCCGAAACCAAGCCGCCCTCTGCTTGATGTTCTCCACCATGACCTGTGCGTAGGCGTGGACCGTCTCCTTGGTGACGGGCAGACTCATGTTGGGGTAGACTCCATCTTTAGGCGGGTCAGGGAACAAGGCGACTCCGTTCCAGTAGAAACCAGAGCTGCAGACaatttaaagttttatataaaaacGGAAAAATGGTAAAAATACTGCTTCTTTTAGGTCAGTAGTCTAGATCTACCTGTTTGAGAAGTTGAGGTGAGATGGCGTACAATAACTGAACTGGTCCATAATGTGAGTGAAGATTTGCTGCTTCTCCTTTAGGGAGGAAGAACCTCTCCATACAAACTGTAGTTTCTGTCAAAGTAAGGTATACAAATCATGAAACAATTCTAGTTTAAATATATGATGAAATTGTGCTAACTATTGTATTTAAACCCAACTAGTACCTTCTCTTTCTGCATGTCGTCTTTGAGGTCGTAGTCGACCCGTGAGACGAGGTGGGCGTTGAACCCGGCGAGGGCAAACAGGACCGGCGTGGTGGCCGAGGCGCCGAATGGATCCACATGCCAGGAGAACTCCGGGCGAACGCCGAACGTCTCGTAGAGGAAACCGTGTCCCTCTGAAACGGCAGGAAGCTTCAGGGTTAATGTCGAGTCGTTGCTGGAGTtaccacagaggaagaaaacgTGCGTGACCCCACCTGTCATCTGCAAAATCTGATCTTCTAGATCGGTCACGGCCTCATCGTGCATCACCTGACCCCCGAGGATGAACTCCAGTCGTCCTTCTTTTACCAGCTGCTGCACCTGGAAAACCAACCAAACCACGACACGTTATTCATTTACTGTATAGACAAGTGGTTTTAAACACAAGGATCTTCCCCTAACTTTAAGAAACACACATAATAGACTTatccctttcaaaataaagctccCAGGTGTATTCCAGGTGCATTATTCTACGTCAGAACAGCGTAGAGACCCTTCACACATCCTTACTTGTTTCTTCTGGGTGCTTGTGGCCACGGCGTCCCACCACAGGCGGAAGAACTCCTGCTCCACAGCGATGAATCTACGATCTCCAGCTTTCGACAGCTCCTCAGTCACACTGCTGTACACATTGGCTGCATAGGCGTGCATGCTCTCCtattggaaaacacacacaaatcccccATTCACacaagtaaaacacacacatccgtGCACGTTGTTTGAATTAAAGCAATTTGCAGAAGGGGAATTCATTCGTCTGGAGGTGTTTTAGAGGTTTCACAGCAGCTTTAGGacagattatattatattatactgcattacattgcatattgcaatatgacactgttaactgttttgcatttagcatttcactttttacttcacttcttatattttttatatatttttattcagaaatgtttatctcaaaataaatgttactttgtataaatattggtaaaaagtgagtaaataagaagtaaacagtgagtaaatatatactggtttcccattttcattgctctcctatgcatgttgtatttattgcgttttttatgtttctatgttcattgtatgcaccaattaccagagcaaattccttgtatgtgtgaacgtactttgcaataaaatacttctgattctgattctgaaaccaACCTGAATGGTGTAAACCCAGCCAACATCCATGTGACTGTGAGGAAGCACAAACGTCTGGATTCCGTGTGAGCAGctgcaacacaaataaaacatacaCAACGCCAAATAAATCATCTTATAGCCGATAAAAGCTAAAAAAGGGAAGAGGAGTCTGCAAACTCTGCTTCCGTGTTATTGTTGTGGCTGCAGCACATGACTACGGAAGCCCTGAAATACCAAAATAGTCGTTTTGACCTTCAAACCGGAAGTACTCGTTgtagacaccacacacacacatacacacacttggaGGTGAAAGCTTTTGACACACAACATGTCAAAGAACCTGAGAATAACGTTGATCTTCGGAGGGTTCGTGACGGCGGTGGCTGCCGCGTTTTACCCGATCTTCTTCTACCCGCTCCATCACAAGGAGGAATACAGTAAGTCGGGTTAAACTTCAATTACGTGTCGGTTACTTAATGGGAACTGTGGTGACAACATTCCCAGTAATGACAGGTCATACGATGCTGGATGTGAAGTGTTTAGCTTTGTGCTAATTGTAGCTTTACCTGGTTAAACACAACCTAGCTAGCTCAAAGCCTAAAACATGTGGCTTCTAATTTGGTGTTTCTGGTACAttaaatgctaatgctaatgttgcTTTATACACAGTGGCCCCAGTTATAGagacttgttttaatttaagttgTAATGTactgagttttttattaggaaCATGTAAGAAAGGTAATTTACTTGGATTCACACAAGGCAGGagagaatgaatgaaaatgtctgATGCAGGGTTGCCAGGTTTGGGTGAGAAATCAGCCCAATGGCAACTAAACCAGCCTAATGGCCACAAAACCAGCAACAAAACCAGCCCAATGGCAACAAAACCAGCCCAATGGCAACTAAATCAGCTCAATGGCAACTAAACCAGAACAATGGCAGCTAAATCAGCTCAATGGCAACAAAACCAGCCCAATGGCAACAAAACCAGCCCAATTGCAACAAAACCAGCCCAATGGCAACAAAACCAGTCCAATGGCAACAACACCAGTCCAATGGCAACAACACCAGTCCAATGGCAACAAAACCAGTCCAATGGCAACAAAACCAGCCTAATGGCAACAAAATCAGCCCAATGGCGACACAACCAGCATAATGGCCACAAAACCAGTGTAATGGCACTAAAACCCGCCCAAAACCAGCTCAACGGCAGGGAAACTAGCATAGTAGCCAATTGAAACCAGTCCAACGGCAACAAAACCAGTACAATGGCAACCTCTGTGTGAATTAACTCAGCCCCTTGTGTGCCAGTAGCATTCATTAAACATGATGTGATATTTATTAAGACGCTTATTAAACACCCTTATTCTCACCACACAGAGCAATCATACTTTATCAAGTGGAGAATTTAAGAATTAGACTTAAAAGCCTTGTTAAAGTAAATGGCTGGTCTTCAACAAGTAGTTTTATAAAACAGGGTTTTGAGCTCTTCTCATCAAAgagttaaaaacatttattctgtCAAATGAGGCCAATGTGTTGTCCTGCATGCAGAGAGAAGTTTCCTTTCTATTTTTCccaaacaaagaaataaataaacatgcagTTAAACCAActgagacaaagaaagagagatgcCAGGAAAATACATTAAGCTAAATAGTTAGCTTACGTCTGGCCACTTCTGGCCGGCACGGATGGAAAGCTACGGTCAGGACAAGTTGAGGATTAATCTTCTTCTTGTGTTGCTGACAAACGACAACAACAAATGCTGATGATAACGAGCTTCAATTGTGAAAAATGTAGTTGATTTTGACCACTAAATTGcactaaataaatgattttttcTTGTGTAGGAGTCGTGCAGAAGACAAACCGGACGGGAATCAACCAGGAGGATATTCAACCTGTGGGTAAGAACAAATAGTAGATCTGAACTGAGTGGTTTTGTCACTGCagtttattaatgttatatttatgtattaagGATTTTGTTCACCTTTATTTCAACCTTTGGAATTGCTTGGTATGTATTGAACTGAGCTTTTTCGGCCGTAAAAATCCTAAATATGTTAATATATTACATACtac is a window from the Limanda limanda chromosome 22, fLimLim1.1, whole genome shotgun sequence genome containing:
- the man2b2 gene encoding epididymis-specific alpha-mannosidase encodes the protein MIYLALCMFYLCCSCSHGIQTFVLPHSHMDVGWVYTIQESMHAYAANVYSSVTEELSKAGDRRFIAVEQEFFRLWWDAVATSTQKKQVQQLVKEGRLEFILGGQVMHDEAVTDLEDQILQMTEGHGFLYETFGVRPEFSWHVDPFGASATTPVLFALAGFNAHLVSRVDYDLKDDMQKEKKLQFVWRGSSSLKEKQQIFTHIMDQFSYCTPSHLNFSNSSGFYWNGVALFPDPPKDGVYPNMSLPVTKETVHAYAQVMVENIKQRAAWFRTNHVLWPWGCDKQFYNSSVQFNNMDPLMKYINQNSHEFGVTVQYASLSEYFQAVHQSDLVWELRGSEDFLPYSTEPYQAWTGFYASRNVLKGVARQASSQLHAAETLFTRYRLTFPDGPVAKDWALDKLRALCWAVSEVQHHDGITGTESPKVADMYVQHLVQGMMGVEELLAALFLLPHNLDMSSDLDSSYHRKVHRTLGQHVIVYNPLAWNITTIINVTVTFQNATVFDDEGRPVPAQIQKSAQSNVTFDLFMLVELGGLQHRKYLIKFSDRKCAGRSKCGWTYAAKGVRFERRRVRDWTRTGRRLLPVLNNCYKLMFDQDTNLLHSITYLEESRRVSVSQDFWEYHANGDVGAGPISDNYIFSSSGSAVRAYQAVEMEIIPGKIVSEIRQYFYREESDVDYAYSITTRVPECFGTTLRCHRLEQTYSLGSLLLNTEVVLRTSTDLKSNRTLYTDDNGYQMMKRPYREFINNTIARNYFPMVRTAYMEDDLSRLVLLSDRAHGVSSQASGQLEVMLHRRLWNNQPWTLAYNLTLNDSSVVRPTLWMMLGSISSTSRLYQREAVELQHRPVIMPIDQPQKPWPEKKPRGRSAVRSVVLPPNLHLLSLSIPGWNYSSDHDVHLRHVHSGEDLHVEPDYDRVLLRIMHLFEEGEDPELSKPVTVNLKEVLQSVGEVKVVEERSLTGTWNISRLQRWKWKTVDKLETENKGSERHGNETFTVTISPKEIRTFFIHFGSNDF
- the smim20 gene encoding small integral membrane protein 20; the protein is MSKNLRITLIFGGFVTAVAAAFYPIFFYPLHHKEEYRVVQKTNRTGINQEDIQPVGVKMWSDPFKPGDK